A single genomic interval of Pseudomonas sp. FeN3W harbors:
- a CDS encoding GIY-YIG nuclease family protein: MADMNDDDLLDALGVEVPTLKTTTRTPREERIIAGFEDIQRFYQTHHRAPLHGEDRDIFERLYAVRLDQLRKLPEAQTLLAGLDSHGLLSGSAVAAVNVDDLDEDALLAELGIGSESVDQDDITVLRHVRSSAAIKAAEEIAARNPCKDFEKFKPLFDEVESGLKKKLWVTKPFGKNASIEAGDFFILSGLIAYVAEVGDTYKTPNAEMNGRLRVIYSNETESDLLLRSLQRALYKDSDGRAGSRLIKVDSGPLFSDITEPDDIETGTIYVLRSQSSHPFVSKHRELIHKIGVTGGKVETRIAAAAKDATYLLADVEVVATYKLHNLNRTRLENIFHRLFGAAQLDLTIEDRFGNPVKPREWFLVPLHVIDEAVERIRDGSITGVAYDPQTARLVS, encoded by the coding sequence ATGGCTGATATGAACGATGACGACCTGCTGGATGCGTTGGGGGTAGAAGTCCCCACGCTCAAGACAACCACTCGAACCCCTCGCGAAGAACGCATCATCGCTGGCTTCGAGGACATTCAGCGCTTCTACCAGACCCACCACCGCGCCCCACTGCATGGCGAAGACCGCGACATCTTCGAGCGCTTGTATGCCGTACGCCTGGATCAGCTGCGCAAGCTGCCGGAGGCACAAACCCTACTGGCCGGCCTGGATAGTCACGGCCTACTGTCAGGCAGTGCGGTCGCCGCTGTAAATGTGGATGACCTGGATGAGGACGCCTTGCTCGCCGAGCTGGGCATAGGCAGTGAGTCCGTCGACCAGGACGATATCACAGTGCTGCGACATGTGCGTTCCAGCGCGGCAATCAAGGCGGCAGAAGAAATTGCCGCTCGAAACCCATGTAAAGACTTCGAGAAGTTCAAGCCACTGTTTGATGAGGTGGAATCGGGCCTCAAGAAGAAATTGTGGGTAACCAAGCCCTTTGGCAAGAACGCGAGCATCGAGGCCGGGGACTTCTTCATTTTGAGCGGACTCATTGCCTATGTCGCCGAGGTGGGCGATACCTACAAGACGCCGAATGCGGAGATGAATGGGCGCTTGCGCGTCATCTACTCAAATGAGACGGAAAGCGATCTGCTATTACGATCCTTGCAGCGGGCGCTCTACAAAGACAGTGACGGGCGTGCCGGATCTCGGCTTATCAAGGTAGATTCCGGCCCGCTGTTCAGCGACATAACCGAGCCGGACGACATCGAGACTGGCACTATCTATGTGCTGCGCAGCCAGTCCAGCCACCCATTCGTATCCAAACACCGCGAGCTGATCCACAAGATTGGCGTGACCGGTGGCAAGGTGGAAACCCGCATCGCGGCAGCTGCGAAAGATGCCACCTACCTGCTGGCCGATGTGGAGGTGGTCGCTACTTACAAGCTGCACAATCTGAACCGCACGAGGCTGGAAAATATTTTCCATCGCCTGTTCGGCGCAGCGCAGCTGGACTTGACCATCGAAGACCGCTTCGGCAATCCGGTCAAGCCGAGGGAATGGTTCCTAGTACCACTGCATGTGATTGATGAAGCAGTTGAGCGTATTCGGGATGGATCGATTACCGGTGTAGCGTATGACCCGCAAACGGCTCGCCTGGTCAGCTAA
- a CDS encoding DEAD/DEAH box helicase: MPRRRHSHGGRITVTNTTNPTNSYTVPSVSIATAHTGASSKANELGMRTMQERAYTKRGEQYLLIKSPPASGKSRALMFIALDKLHNQGLQQAIVVVPERSIGGSFADEPLSQHGFYWDWQVAPQWNLCNAPGIDEPRVAKSKVDAVRAFLNSGDRVLVCTHATFRFAVEELGIDAFDNRLIAIDEFHHVSANPDNKLGSQLSAFINRDKVHLVAMTGSYFRGDSEAVLAPSEENKFETVTYTYYEQLNGYRWLKSLDIGYFFYTGRYVDAVAKVLDPALKTIVHIPNVNARESLKDKEREVNEIMSALGEWQGVDPATGFHLINAKDGRTLRVADLVDDSDAARRSKVLGALKDPAQKNNRDNVDVIIALGMAKEGFDWIWCEHALTIGYRSSLTEIVQIIGRATRDAEGKERSRFTNLIAEPMADQAAVAEAVNDMLKAISASLLMEQVLAPRYEFTPKDTGPKEGFNYGPEGYQKGGTNLGVNETTGQFHVEINGLTTPQSTEATRICKEDLNEVVTSFLQDKTVLERGLFDKENTLPEELTQLRMGKIVRERYPDLSDVDQEAIRQHAIAAMNITQQAKLVLAQADANGSDNVQGSTALLDGVRKFVNVRELDIDLIDRINPFDAAYAVLAKAMDEKSLRQVQASIAAKKVSIPEDEARELAKRALQFKNERGRLPDINSADAWEKRMAEGVAALARYRAQAKAAQGEPANG; the protein is encoded by the coding sequence ATGCCCAGGCGACGGCACTCTCATGGAGGAAGAATCACAGTGACTAACACTACCAACCCGACCAACAGCTACACGGTGCCATCGGTATCCATTGCCACTGCGCACACTGGGGCATCCAGCAAGGCCAATGAGCTGGGCATGCGTACCATGCAGGAACGCGCCTATACCAAGCGCGGCGAACAGTATCTGCTGATCAAATCCCCACCGGCATCTGGAAAGTCCCGCGCCCTGATGTTTATCGCCTTGGACAAGCTCCATAACCAAGGACTGCAACAGGCCATCGTCGTAGTGCCGGAGCGCTCCATTGGTGGCAGCTTTGCCGATGAGCCGTTGAGCCAGCACGGTTTCTACTGGGACTGGCAGGTGGCCCCTCAGTGGAACCTGTGCAATGCCCCTGGCATCGATGAGCCGCGTGTGGCCAAGTCCAAGGTTGATGCCGTGCGCGCCTTCCTGAATAGCGGCGACAGGGTGTTGGTCTGCACCCATGCCACCTTCCGCTTTGCCGTGGAAGAGTTGGGCATTGACGCCTTCGACAACCGCCTGATTGCCATCGACGAGTTCCACCACGTTTCCGCCAACCCGGACAACAAGCTGGGCAGCCAACTAAGCGCGTTTATCAACCGCGACAAGGTGCATCTGGTGGCCATGACAGGTTCCTACTTCCGTGGCGACAGCGAGGCCGTGCTGGCACCGTCGGAAGAGAACAAATTTGAGACAGTGACGTACACCTACTACGAGCAGCTCAACGGCTATCGCTGGCTCAAGTCGCTGGATATTGGCTACTTCTTCTACACCGGAAGGTACGTGGATGCGGTCGCCAAGGTGCTGGACCCGGCGCTGAAAACCATCGTCCACATTCCAAACGTAAATGCCCGCGAGAGCCTCAAGGACAAGGAGCGCGAGGTTAACGAGATCATGAGCGCGCTCGGTGAGTGGCAGGGTGTAGACCCGGCCACCGGCTTTCACCTTATCAATGCCAAGGACGGCCGCACGCTGAGAGTGGCCGACCTGGTGGATGACAGCGACGCAGCCAGACGCTCCAAAGTGCTCGGCGCGCTGAAAGATCCGGCGCAGAAGAACAACCGTGACAACGTGGATGTGATCATCGCGCTGGGCATGGCGAAAGAAGGCTTTGACTGGATCTGGTGCGAACATGCTCTGACCATAGGCTACCGTTCGAGCCTGACCGAAATCGTGCAAATCATTGGCCGCGCCACCCGCGATGCCGAGGGTAAGGAGCGCTCGCGCTTCACCAACCTGATCGCCGAACCTATGGCAGATCAAGCAGCCGTTGCTGAGGCAGTGAACGATATGCTCAAGGCCATTTCCGCCAGCCTGCTGATGGAACAGGTGCTGGCCCCGCGCTATGAGTTCACACCGAAAGATACCGGCCCGAAAGAAGGCTTCAATTACGGACCGGAGGGGTATCAAAAGGGTGGCACCAACCTGGGTGTGAATGAAACCACGGGCCAGTTCCATGTCGAGATCAATGGCCTGACCACACCGCAAAGCACAGAAGCCACGCGCATTTGCAAAGAAGACTTGAACGAAGTGGTGACCAGCTTCCTGCAGGATAAAACCGTGCTGGAGCGTGGCCTGTTTGACAAGGAAAACACCTTGCCGGAAGAACTGACCCAGCTGCGCATGGGCAAGATCGTTCGCGAGCGTTATCCCGACTTGAGCGACGTCGACCAGGAAGCCATCCGCCAACACGCCATCGCAGCCATGAACATTACCCAACAGGCCAAGCTGGTTCTAGCGCAGGCTGATGCTAACGGTAGCGACAACGTGCAGGGCAGTACCGCACTGCTGGATGGCGTGCGCAAGTTCGTTAACGTGCGCGAGCTGGACATTGATCTGATCGACCGCATCAACCCCTTCGATGCCGCCTATGCGGTACTGGCGAAGGCGATGGATGAAAAATCCCTTCGCCAGGTGCAGGCAAGCATTGCTGCCAAGAAGGTGAGCATTCCCGAAGACGAAGCACGAGAACTGGCAAAACGTGCTCTGCAGTTCAAGAACGAGCGTGGCCGCCTGCCCGACATAAACTCTGCTGATGCCTGGGAAAAGCGCATGGCCGAAGGTGTAGCTGCGTTGGCACGCTACCGCGCCCAGGCCAAAGCGGCACAGGGGGAACCCGCCAATGGCTGA